From one Leifsonia soli genomic stretch:
- a CDS encoding SPOR domain-containing protein produces MTSDEYGIKQDAEHKYWYNMKTGEVEQGFLSPAPNRVGPFDTRDEAEHALEKLRENSAKWAEEDAEDGR; encoded by the coding sequence ATGACGAGCGACGAGTACGGCATCAAGCAGGATGCCGAGCACAAGTACTGGTACAACATGAAGACCGGCGAGGTCGAGCAGGGCTTCCTGTCGCCCGCGCCGAACCGCGTCGGCCCGTTCGACACCCGCGACGAGGCCGAGCACGCCCTCGAGAAGCTGCGTGAGAACTCCGCCAAGTGGGCCGAGGAGGACGCCGAGGACGGTCGCTAG
- a CDS encoding MDR family MFS transporter, with protein MADRLDRVVVRTATALVIGALAVVFDTTILSVALHTLASDLHTTVAQIQWVTTGYLLALAATVPLSAWCLARWGGKRVWMVALAIFLVGSVLSGLAWNADSLIAFRVLQGVGGGLMLPVMTTMIMEVAGGRQLGRVSAVVGLPAMAGPILGPVIGGLILALGDWRWVFWVNIPFSVVGLLLAWRMLPSDRGRDPERRLDLVGVLLLVPGLAGLLLGLSDSVLDGGFARLDSWLPLAAGAVLVVAFVLWALRRRGAALVDVRLLRVRSVWSASTLLFLSSVALYGAMLLLPLFWQQQRGTDALGAGLLLVPQGLGTLACRPIAGRLIDRIGARWIAVVGFAVVAVSTVPFALHPTSAADPLLLVALFVRGFGLGAITMPLMVASYQGLAGEQIAHSSILTRIAQQLGGSFGTAVFAVLLQAAVQGGASVSSAFDTAFWVATAATVLGVGIAFLLPSPAQAGAAGRSAVPAPVKEAEPVEEAEPVARPQDAARPQEVKGA; from the coding sequence ATGGCGGACAGACTGGATCGGGTGGTCGTGCGGACGGCGACCGCGCTCGTGATCGGCGCATTGGCGGTGGTCTTCGACACGACCATCCTCAGCGTCGCCCTGCACACCCTGGCGAGCGACCTGCACACGACGGTCGCGCAGATCCAGTGGGTCACCACCGGCTACCTGCTCGCGCTCGCCGCGACCGTGCCGCTGTCGGCGTGGTGCCTCGCCCGCTGGGGCGGCAAGCGGGTGTGGATGGTGGCGCTCGCGATCTTCCTCGTCGGCTCCGTGCTCTCCGGGCTGGCCTGGAATGCGGACTCCCTCATCGCCTTCCGGGTGCTGCAGGGCGTCGGGGGCGGGCTCATGCTCCCGGTGATGACGACGATGATCATGGAGGTGGCCGGAGGGCGTCAGCTCGGCCGGGTCTCGGCAGTGGTCGGGCTTCCCGCGATGGCGGGCCCCATCCTCGGCCCGGTGATCGGCGGCCTCATCCTGGCGCTCGGCGACTGGCGCTGGGTGTTCTGGGTCAACATCCCGTTCTCCGTCGTCGGCCTGCTGCTGGCGTGGCGGATGCTGCCCTCCGACCGCGGACGCGACCCGGAGCGCCGCCTCGACCTGGTCGGTGTGCTGCTGCTCGTGCCCGGACTCGCCGGGCTCCTGCTCGGGCTGTCCGACTCGGTGCTCGACGGCGGGTTCGCCCGCCTCGACTCCTGGCTGCCGCTCGCTGCCGGCGCCGTGCTGGTCGTCGCGTTCGTGCTGTGGGCGCTGCGGAGGAGGGGCGCCGCCCTGGTGGATGTGCGGCTGCTGCGGGTGCGTTCGGTCTGGTCCGCATCCACTCTGCTGTTCCTGTCGAGCGTCGCCCTGTACGGCGCGATGCTGCTGCTGCCGCTGTTCTGGCAGCAGCAGCGGGGGACGGATGCGCTGGGCGCCGGGCTGCTGCTCGTCCCGCAGGGGCTCGGCACGCTCGCCTGCCGTCCCATCGCCGGTCGTCTCATCGACCGCATCGGCGCGCGGTGGATCGCGGTCGTCGGCTTCGCGGTGGTCGCGGTCTCGACGGTCCCGTTCGCCCTCCACCCCACGTCGGCGGCCGATCCGCTGCTGCTCGTCGCGCTGTTCGTCCGCGGGTTCGGGCTCGGGGCGATCACGATGCCGTTGATGGTCGCGTCGTACCAGGGCCTGGCCGGTGAGCAGATCGCGCACTCCAGCATCCTGACCCGGATCGCGCAGCAGCTGGGCGGCTCGTTCGGCACGGCGGTCTTCGCGGTGCTGCTGCAGGCTGCGGTGCAGGGAGGGGCGTCGGTGTCGTCGGCGTTCGACACCGCGTTCTGGGTGGCGACGGCGGCGACGGTGCTCGGGGTCGGGATCGCGTTCCTGCTTCCGTCGCCCGCGCAAGCCGGAGCAGCGGGGCGGTCGGCCGTCCCTGCCCCGGTCAAGGAGGCGGAGCCGGTGGAGGAGGCGGAGCCGGTCGCCCGGCCCCAGGACGCCGCCCGGCCCCAGGAGGTCAAGGGAGCGTGA
- a CDS encoding bifunctional [glutamine synthetase] adenylyltransferase/[glutamine synthetase]-adenylyl-L-tyrosine phosphorylase encodes MTRQQLSLTALARAGFVGLSSVRDGLDELADRTGLDPETLIAALSAAADPDTALASALRLLRQAPEQAAGAFRSEDDARRLFRVIGASEGAAEFFLRQPAEVDALATPVTALPSADEVRADLLAVVGAVDGVAADADESAWTRLRIRYRHRLVQVASFDLEQADPVGGFDAVAAALSDLAAAALEAALAVARRMTIGTGPGRFPEEQVRATRFSIIGMGKAGARELNYVSDVDVIFVTEGDEDAGLEPGRAVDIATRLAMLTMRGIHEPAIEPGLWEVDPNLRPEGKDGALVRTLDSHVAYYDRWAKGWEFQALLKARPLAGDPGLGDRYVAALAPKVWSSASRENFVESVQRMRERVTDHIPDDEVHYQVKLGPGGLRDVEFTVQLLQLVHGQTDEAVRQRDTLSALAALAARGYVGREEAASFSRDYRSLRLMEHRLQLRRLSRTHLMPRDEADVRILARATGLAPSADGLLVQWNQIKHRVRGLHERLFYRPLLSAVAATPADDARLAGGAGLTSEQAEARLAAIGFRDPRGALAHIGALTSGVSRRAAIQRHLLPVMLQWFASGPDPDYGLLTFRRLSEELGGTHWYLRMLRDSTGAAERLTRVLSGSRFAGELLGRIPESVAWLETEDELRPRSAALLREETAAILARHESVDTAAAALRAVRRREILRLALSGILGFATIEELAHGLTAVTENIISGVLQAIRLARGDADQLEFAVIGMGRFGGRELGFGSDADVMYVFRPLAADQEAANRSALAIVSELNRLTEDNRLPLDLDIGLRPEGKNGPPARSLDSYRAYYRRWSLTWEAQALLRARGIAGDAALLADFTDLADEVRYPQSIGEQEIREVKRIKARVENERLPQGADPSRHLKLGRGSLSDVEWFVQLIQLQHAAAVPALRTTSTLDALAAAAEHGFVSAEDAARMRDAWVFASRARSAMTLWADKTADVLPSDRSALDGVARLMEYPPGSASRLEEDYLAVTRRARQVFERAFYGLPQRPAPTA; translated from the coding sequence GTGACGCGGCAGCAGCTCTCCCTCACCGCCCTGGCGCGCGCCGGGTTCGTGGGGCTGAGCTCGGTCCGCGACGGCCTCGACGAGCTCGCCGACCGCACCGGTCTGGATCCCGAGACGCTGATCGCGGCGCTGTCGGCCGCAGCCGACCCCGACACGGCCCTGGCCTCGGCTCTGCGGCTACTTCGGCAGGCGCCCGAGCAGGCGGCGGGAGCGTTCCGCAGCGAGGACGACGCCCGCCGGCTGTTCCGCGTGATCGGCGCATCGGAGGGCGCCGCCGAGTTCTTCCTCCGCCAGCCCGCCGAGGTGGACGCGCTCGCGACTCCCGTCACCGCGCTCCCGTCTGCGGACGAGGTGCGCGCCGACCTGCTGGCCGTCGTCGGAGCGGTCGACGGTGTTGCTGCCGACGCCGACGAGAGCGCGTGGACGCGCCTCCGCATCCGCTACCGCCACCGCCTCGTGCAGGTGGCGAGCTTCGACCTGGAGCAGGCCGATCCCGTCGGCGGCTTCGACGCGGTCGCCGCGGCGCTCTCCGACCTCGCGGCGGCCGCGCTCGAAGCAGCGCTGGCGGTGGCGCGACGCATGACGATCGGGACGGGGCCCGGCCGCTTCCCCGAGGAGCAGGTGCGCGCCACCCGGTTCTCCATCATCGGGATGGGCAAGGCGGGCGCCCGCGAACTGAACTACGTCAGCGACGTCGACGTCATCTTCGTCACCGAAGGGGACGAGGACGCCGGACTGGAGCCCGGCCGCGCGGTGGACATCGCGACGCGCCTGGCGATGCTGACGATGCGCGGCATCCACGAGCCCGCGATCGAGCCGGGGCTCTGGGAGGTCGACCCGAACCTGCGGCCGGAGGGCAAGGACGGCGCCCTGGTCCGCACGCTCGACTCGCACGTGGCCTACTACGACCGCTGGGCGAAGGGATGGGAGTTCCAGGCGCTCCTCAAGGCACGGCCCCTCGCCGGCGATCCCGGGCTCGGGGACCGGTACGTCGCGGCCCTCGCGCCGAAGGTGTGGAGCAGCGCCTCCCGCGAGAACTTCGTGGAGTCGGTGCAGAGGATGCGCGAGCGCGTCACCGATCACATCCCCGACGACGAGGTGCACTACCAGGTGAAGCTCGGGCCTGGCGGCCTGCGCGATGTCGAGTTCACTGTGCAGCTGCTCCAGCTCGTGCACGGCCAGACCGACGAGGCCGTCCGCCAGCGCGACACCCTCTCGGCCCTCGCCGCGCTGGCCGCGCGGGGGTATGTCGGGCGGGAAGAGGCGGCGAGCTTCTCGCGAGACTACCGCTCGCTGCGGCTGATGGAGCACCGCCTCCAGCTCCGCCGGCTGAGCCGCACGCACCTGATGCCGCGAGACGAAGCGGATGTGCGCATCCTCGCCCGCGCCACCGGCCTCGCGCCCAGCGCCGACGGGCTGCTCGTGCAGTGGAACCAGATCAAGCACCGGGTGCGCGGCCTGCACGAGCGGCTGTTCTACCGTCCGCTGCTCAGCGCGGTCGCGGCGACACCGGCCGACGACGCGCGGCTGGCCGGGGGAGCGGGCCTCACCAGCGAGCAGGCGGAGGCGCGCCTCGCCGCGATCGGATTCCGCGACCCGCGCGGTGCGCTCGCGCACATCGGCGCGCTCACCTCCGGCGTCTCGCGCCGCGCCGCGATCCAGCGGCACCTGCTGCCCGTCATGCTGCAGTGGTTCGCGAGCGGGCCCGACCCGGACTACGGCCTCCTGACCTTCCGGCGGCTCAGCGAAGAGCTCGGCGGCACGCACTGGTACCTGCGGATGCTCCGCGACTCCACGGGGGCGGCCGAACGGCTCACCCGCGTGCTGTCGGGGTCGCGGTTCGCCGGCGAGCTGCTGGGCCGCATCCCCGAGTCCGTCGCGTGGCTGGAGACCGAGGACGAGCTGCGGCCCCGCTCCGCTGCGCTGCTGCGGGAGGAGACGGCCGCGATCCTCGCCCGGCACGAGTCCGTCGACACGGCCGCTGCGGCGCTCCGGGCGGTGCGCCGCCGCGAGATCCTGCGCCTGGCGCTCTCCGGCATCCTCGGCTTCGCCACGATCGAGGAGCTGGCCCACGGTCTCACCGCCGTCACCGAGAACATCATCTCCGGTGTGCTGCAGGCGATCCGGCTCGCCCGCGGCGACGCCGACCAGCTGGAGTTCGCCGTCATCGGGATGGGACGGTTCGGCGGCCGCGAGCTGGGTTTCGGGTCCGACGCCGACGTGATGTACGTCTTCCGTCCGCTGGCGGCCGACCAGGAGGCGGCGAACCGCAGCGCGCTCGCCATCGTGTCGGAGCTGAACCGGCTCACCGAGGACAACCGGCTCCCGCTCGACCTCGACATCGGCCTGCGCCCGGAGGGGAAGAACGGGCCGCCAGCACGCTCGCTCGACTCGTATCGCGCCTACTATCGCCGCTGGTCGCTGACGTGGGAGGCGCAGGCGCTGCTGCGCGCCCGGGGGATCGCCGGGGACGCGGCGCTGCTCGCCGACTTCACCGACCTCGCGGACGAGGTGCGCTACCCGCAGAGCATCGGCGAGCAGGAGATCCGCGAGGTGAAGCGGATCAAGGCACGCGTCGAGAACGAGCGGCTGCCGCAGGGCGCCGATCCGTCCCGCCACCTGAAGCTGGGGCGCGGATCGCTGAGCGACGTGGAGTGGTTCGTCCAGCTCATCCAGCTGCAGCACGCCGCCGCCGTGCCCGCGCTGCGGACGACATCGACCCTGGATGCGCTGGCCGCGGCGGCGGAGCACGGGTTCGTCTCCGCCGAGGACGCGGCGCGGATGCGCGACGCGTGGGTGTTCGCGTCACGGGCCCGGTCGGCGATGACCCTGTGGGCGGACAAGACGGCCGACGTGCTTCCATCCGATCGGAGCGCGCTCGACGGCGTCGCACGGCTGATGGAGTATCCGCCCGGCTCGGCCTCCCGGCTGGAGGAGGACTACCTGGCGGTCACGCGCCGGGCCCGCCAGGTCTTCGAGCGCGCCTTCTACGGCCTCCCGCAGCGCCCCGCTCCCACCGCCTGA
- the ppgK gene encoding polyphosphate--glucose phosphotransferase has protein sequence MTSQKHAIGIDIGGTGIKGGLVDLSTGELISDRVKLPTPDGGKPDDIVETTKEIVERLAQEEPDAPVGVCFPAIVSHGVTLSAANVSKDWIGLNAEELFEKALGRDIHFVNDADAAGYAETRFGAAKGKDGLVIMTTLGTGIGSALIYDGILIPNAELGHLEIDGHDAESRAAYSAKEREDLSWEKWAKRLQKYYTTVEFLFTPDLFIVGGGVSKHYEEFLPLLKLKTPIVPAVHRNNAGILGAAALTVRNERREAGERGRSAEAGTPQDAPAPTPA, from the coding sequence ATGACTTCGCAGAAGCACGCGATCGGCATCGACATCGGCGGAACGGGCATCAAGGGAGGCCTGGTCGATCTGTCGACCGGCGAGCTCATCAGCGACCGGGTCAAGCTGCCGACCCCCGACGGCGGCAAGCCGGACGACATCGTCGAGACGACGAAGGAGATCGTCGAGCGGCTGGCCCAGGAGGAGCCGGATGCCCCCGTCGGCGTCTGCTTCCCCGCGATCGTCAGCCACGGCGTCACCCTCTCGGCCGCGAACGTCTCGAAGGACTGGATCGGCCTCAACGCCGAGGAGCTGTTCGAGAAGGCCCTCGGGCGCGACATCCACTTCGTGAACGACGCCGACGCCGCGGGATACGCCGAGACGCGGTTCGGCGCAGCGAAGGGCAAGGACGGCCTCGTCATCATGACGACGCTGGGGACGGGGATCGGCTCCGCCCTCATCTACGACGGCATCCTCATCCCGAACGCAGAGCTCGGCCACCTGGAGATCGACGGGCACGACGCCGAGTCGCGGGCCGCCTACTCCGCGAAGGAGCGCGAAGACCTCAGCTGGGAGAAGTGGGCGAAGCGCCTGCAGAAGTACTACACCACGGTCGAGTTCCTGTTCACACCCGATCTCTTCATCGTCGGCGGCGGGGTGTCGAAGCACTACGAGGAGTTCCTCCCCCTGCTGAAGCTGAAGACCCCGATCGTCCCGGCGGTGCACCGCAACAACGCGGGCATCCTCGGGGCCGCAGCCCTCACCGTCCGCAACGAGCGCCGGGAGGCCGGCGAGCGCGGCCGCAGCGCCGAGGCCGGGACGCCGCAGGACGCGCCGGCCCCCACGCCGGCGTAA
- a CDS encoding TetR/AcrR family transcriptional regulator: MDSNETPARRRRGAALESALLDAAWDELDEHGYAALTMEAVATRAGTSRPVLARRWATRSDLALAAIRHHFAAEPIQVSDHGSLREDTLDLLRQMNTRRRGLVTEVLLRFSGIVSESDGGIAGFRERLIGDQPTQLRLILERADARGEIDLARLSPVVADLPLTLLRHEMLMRPTRADDETLQSFVDDVFLPLARATRSNGGGEQ; the protein is encoded by the coding sequence ATGGACTCTAATGAGACACCTGCCCGCCGCCGCCGGGGCGCTGCTCTCGAGAGCGCGCTGCTCGACGCCGCGTGGGACGAGCTCGACGAGCACGGCTACGCCGCCCTCACCATGGAGGCCGTCGCCACCCGCGCAGGCACCAGCCGGCCGGTGCTCGCCCGGCGCTGGGCGACCCGGAGCGATCTGGCGCTCGCGGCCATCCGGCACCACTTCGCGGCCGAGCCCATCCAGGTGTCCGATCACGGCAGCCTCCGCGAAGACACGCTCGACCTGCTGCGCCAGATGAACACCCGGCGTCGTGGGCTGGTGACGGAGGTGCTGCTGCGGTTCTCCGGCATCGTCAGCGAGTCCGACGGCGGCATCGCCGGCTTCCGCGAACGGCTGATCGGGGACCAGCCGACGCAGCTCCGCCTCATCCTCGAGCGCGCGGACGCCCGCGGCGAGATCGACCTCGCCCGCCTCTCCCCCGTCGTCGCCGACCTGCCGCTGACCCTCCTCCGCCACGAGATGCTCATGCGCCCCACCCGGGCCGACGACGAGACGCTCCAGTCGTTCGTGGACGATGTCTTCCTCCCGCTCGCCCGGGCGACCCGGTCGAACGGGGGCGGCGAGCAGTGA
- the glnA gene encoding type I glutamate--ammonia ligase — protein MDKQRDFVLRTIEERGVKFVRLWFTDVVGTLKSVAIAPAEVEGAFSEGLGFDGSAIEGLTRAYESDLLALPDATTFQILPWRGEVDPTARMFCDITTPDGQPAVSDPRNVLKRTLEKAADRGFTFYTHPEIEFYLLKSSSFGTEGPEPVDSAGYFDNVPGGTAHDFRRRSVRMLEDLGISVEFSHHEAGPGQNEIDLRYADALTTADNIMTFRTVIKEVAIEQGVYATFMPKPLSGHPGSGMHTHMSLFEGDTNAFFEPGAQYQLSKIGRHFIAGLLRHAPEITAVTNQFVNSYKRLWGGDEAPSFVSWGHNNRSALVRVPLYKPSKGQSSRVEYRAIDSAANPYLAFSLLLAAGLKGIEGQYELPPEAEDNVWALSDGERRALGYSQLPASLDHAISLMEDSELVAETLGEQAFNYVLLNKRKEWAEYRAQVTPYELRSNLEIL, from the coding sequence ATGGACAAGCAGCGCGACTTCGTTCTTCGCACGATCGAGGAGCGTGGCGTCAAGTTCGTGAGGCTGTGGTTCACCGACGTCGTCGGCACCCTGAAGTCCGTCGCGATCGCCCCGGCCGAGGTCGAGGGCGCGTTCAGCGAGGGGCTCGGCTTCGACGGCTCCGCCATCGAGGGCCTCACCCGCGCCTACGAGTCCGACCTGCTCGCGCTCCCGGACGCCACGACCTTCCAGATCCTGCCGTGGCGGGGCGAGGTCGACCCGACCGCGCGCATGTTCTGCGACATCACGACGCCGGACGGGCAGCCCGCCGTCTCCGACCCGCGCAACGTCCTCAAGCGGACGCTGGAGAAGGCGGCCGACCGCGGCTTCACCTTCTACACGCATCCCGAGATCGAGTTCTACCTGCTCAAGTCGTCGTCGTTCGGCACCGAGGGGCCGGAGCCGGTCGACTCGGCGGGCTACTTCGACAACGTCCCAGGAGGCACCGCCCACGACTTCCGCCGCCGCTCGGTGCGCATGCTGGAAGACCTCGGCATCTCGGTCGAGTTCAGCCACCACGAGGCGGGCCCCGGCCAGAACGAGATCGACCTGCGCTACGCGGACGCCCTCACCACGGCCGACAACATCATGACGTTCCGCACGGTCATCAAGGAGGTGGCCATCGAGCAGGGCGTGTACGCGACCTTCATGCCGAAGCCGCTCTCCGGCCACCCGGGATCCGGGATGCACACCCACATGTCGCTGTTCGAAGGCGACACCAACGCCTTCTTCGAGCCGGGCGCGCAGTACCAGCTGTCGAAGATCGGCCGGCACTTCATCGCGGGTCTCCTGCGCCACGCGCCCGAGATCACCGCGGTCACGAACCAGTTCGTCAACTCCTACAAGCGCCTCTGGGGCGGCGACGAAGCGCCCAGCTTCGTCAGCTGGGGCCACAACAACCGGTCGGCGCTCGTCCGCGTCCCGCTCTACAAGCCGAGCAAGGGCCAGAGCTCGCGCGTCGAGTACCGTGCGATCGACTCCGCGGCGAACCCGTACCTGGCGTTCTCGCTGCTGCTCGCCGCGGGCCTCAAGGGCATCGAGGGCCAGTACGAGCTCCCGCCGGAGGCCGAAGACAACGTCTGGGCGCTGTCCGACGGAGAACGCCGTGCCCTCGGCTACAGCCAGCTCCCGGCGAGCCTCGACCACGCCATCTCCCTGATGGAGGACTCGGAGCTCGTCGCCGAGACGCTCGGCGAGCAGGCCTTCAACTACGTCCTGCTCAACAAGCGCAAGGAGTGGGCGGAGTACCGGGCGCAGGTCACCCCGTACGAGCTGCGATCCAACCTCGAGATCCTCTGA
- the map gene encoding type I methionyl aminopeptidase, with translation MPKDSAGHLIPGRVTPMRPVPSRIARPEYVGRSGPAPYTRGDVYTPDEVELIRESGRIAAQAIERVGEAVRPGVTTEELDAIGHEFLLAHDAYPSTLGYRGYPKSICSSVNEVICHGIPDDTVIEDGDIVNIDITAYKNGFHGDSNQTFIAGTASAEVTALVERTREALNRGIKAVAPGRQVNVIGRAIESYAKRFGYGVVRDFTGHGVGAAFHSGLIIPHYDAAPAHDDVMEPGMVFTIEPMLTLGTHEWEMWADDWTVVTRDRSITAQFEHTLVVTERGAEVLTLP, from the coding sequence ATGCCCAAGGATTCCGCCGGACACCTGATCCCCGGTCGTGTCACCCCGATGCGGCCCGTGCCGAGCCGGATCGCGCGCCCCGAGTACGTCGGGCGCTCCGGACCAGCTCCGTACACCCGCGGCGACGTCTACACGCCCGACGAGGTGGAGCTGATCCGCGAGTCCGGGCGGATCGCCGCCCAGGCGATCGAGCGCGTCGGCGAGGCGGTGCGCCCGGGCGTGACGACGGAGGAGCTGGACGCGATCGGGCACGAGTTCCTGCTCGCGCACGACGCCTACCCATCGACCCTCGGCTACCGCGGCTATCCGAAGTCGATCTGCAGCTCGGTCAACGAGGTCATCTGCCACGGCATCCCCGACGACACCGTGATCGAGGACGGCGACATCGTCAACATCGACATCACCGCCTACAAGAACGGCTTCCACGGCGACAGCAACCAGACGTTCATCGCCGGTACGGCGTCCGCCGAGGTCACCGCCCTCGTCGAGCGCACCCGCGAAGCACTGAACCGGGGCATCAAGGCGGTGGCCCCCGGCCGCCAGGTGAACGTCATCGGCCGGGCGATCGAGTCGTACGCCAAGCGCTTCGGCTACGGCGTCGTGCGCGACTTCACCGGCCACGGCGTCGGAGCCGCCTTCCACTCCGGCCTGATCATCCCGCACTACGACGCCGCGCCCGCCCACGACGACGTGATGGAGCCCGGGATGGTGTTCACGATCGAGCCGATGCTCACGCTGGGCACGCACGAGTGGGAGATGTGGGCCGACGACTGGACGGTGGTGACCCGCGACCGGAGCATCACCGCCCAGTTCGAGCACACCCTGGTCGTGACGGAGCGCGGCGCCGAGGTGCTCACGCTCCCTTGA
- a CDS encoding type II toxin-antitoxin system VapC family toxin — protein MTVALDAGVLIGLLDSTDAHHAAARRIFAAGRRFLVHPVNIGEALITPERAGRGLEAYEDLQRIGVLPSPLGANEPLILARVREQHRLRMPDACALAVAVHNDIPLVTFDKQLASAASTRGLLEQVPA, from the coding sequence ATGACGGTCGCGCTCGACGCCGGCGTCCTCATCGGCCTCCTCGATTCCACGGATGCCCACCATGCGGCGGCGCGGCGGATTTTCGCCGCCGGTCGCCGGTTCCTGGTGCATCCCGTGAACATCGGGGAGGCTCTCATCACACCCGAACGGGCCGGTCGCGGGCTCGAGGCCTATGAGGACTTGCAGCGGATCGGTGTTCTTCCGTCTCCGTTGGGAGCCAACGAGCCGCTGATCCTCGCCCGGGTCAGAGAACAGCACCGTCTCCGCATGCCCGATGCGTGCGCGCTGGCTGTCGCTGTCCATAACGACATCCCCCTCGTCACTTTTGACAAGCAACTCGCATCGGCCGCATCGACGAGAGGACTGTTGGAACAGGTTCCGGCCTGA
- the panB gene encoding 3-methyl-2-oxobutanoate hydroxymethyltransferase, translated as MSEQSPVPSVHPATSSMQSLKRVRTRHFQAAKEEGSPFTGLTSYDMLTAQIFDEAGIDFLLVGDSAGNNVLGYDTTLPVTVDDLIPLTRAVAGAVKRAFVVADMPFGSYETGPLEALHTAVRFMKETGAHAVKLEGGRRSAEQIRRIVDAGIPVMAHIGFTPQSEHGLGGHLVQGRGQAADDLLADAHAVEEAGAFAVVLEMVPAEVAKRVTAELRIPTIGVGAGPHVDGQLLVWTDWAGFTTGRVPRFVKQYADLKTVLADAARAYKADVQERTFPTDEHSF; from the coding sequence ATGAGTGAGCAGTCACCGGTGCCCTCCGTCCATCCCGCGACCTCGTCGATGCAGTCGCTGAAACGGGTTCGCACCCGCCACTTCCAGGCGGCGAAGGAGGAGGGGTCGCCCTTCACCGGCCTGACGAGCTACGACATGCTCACCGCCCAGATCTTCGACGAAGCGGGGATCGACTTCCTCCTCGTCGGCGACTCCGCCGGCAACAACGTGCTCGGCTACGACACGACGCTTCCCGTGACGGTCGACGACCTCATCCCGCTGACGCGCGCGGTCGCGGGGGCCGTGAAGCGCGCCTTCGTCGTCGCGGACATGCCGTTCGGCTCGTACGAGACGGGCCCGCTGGAGGCGCTGCACACCGCCGTCCGCTTCATGAAGGAGACCGGGGCGCACGCGGTCAAGCTCGAGGGCGGCCGTCGCAGCGCCGAGCAGATCCGCCGGATCGTCGATGCGGGCATCCCCGTCATGGCGCACATCGGCTTCACCCCGCAGAGCGAGCACGGACTCGGCGGTCACCTCGTCCAGGGGCGCGGTCAGGCGGCGGACGACCTGCTCGCCGACGCCCACGCTGTGGAGGAGGCCGGGGCGTTCGCCGTGGTGCTCGAGATGGTGCCGGCCGAGGTGGCCAAGCGCGTCACCGCCGAGCTGCGCATCCCGACGATCGGGGTCGGCGCCGGCCCGCACGTCGACGGCCAGCTGCTGGTGTGGACGGACTGGGCCGGCTTCACGACCGGCCGCGTGCCCCGCTTCGTGAAGCAGTACGCCGACCTCAAGACCGTGCTCGCGGACGCGGCACGCGCCTACAAGGCGGACGTGCAGGAGCGCACGTTCCCGACCGACGAGCACAGCTTCTAG